In Candidatus Nomurabacteria bacterium, a genomic segment contains:
- a CDS encoding fibronectin type III domain-containing protein → MTKKRSAKKSPPKRAGFGIFSLSASLQKKTTLLRAKRKKQRPYTAFIPLYFGWVLAISLKRNKKVAQKVIKPFKSSRRYAGAIISSVLLISVTFWALTIGSSRAATYYWVQTDWSGGQTANTAQHPGDQTGWNEYSAADANLNIGTELSLTTTSQSLVQTSDADFGTGTTSSTQVTGSGSGAYVELAQSSGGTAYSDTTDAKGVFVDGNYAYIADGVDGLKIFDISNPLSPQPLGSVDTNDARDVTVSGNYAYLADYTGDVRVVDISNKNAPSLVGQYTSTGEVYSVYLRGSYLYAGFAVGGCSGFCRVMRIYVLSLADPVNPSLSASNVSYQARPYRLVADGDYLYGVGYDDYGEAASLNIYNIGTPGSISGVRGYSYDFEAFDEGYDVAIVGSYAYTADSSVGVTIIDISNPSVPVRIGAYSTGLTDVRSVEAVGTDLYIIDDASLKVLDVSNPTSPSEVSSTALTALGKHVLQSGTTSYMADGASGLAINIPSTYLTPGTFTSAALNTNGNTVFDTLSWNATVPGSTTLTVQARTSNDSGMSGAPDWSGCGNLTSGNDISSDACVTDGEQYIQYRVSMSTSDTSASPHFEDISIGYQQYPSSQTLTSSAFDSTDALNALGGMRWTENLPSGTEIKFQIRTAPDSSGSPGTWSSWLGPSGTGDYYTDPSGGETVNSTHTDSTNDQWMQYKVWLESSNGYAAPTLYDATMVYVVNAPPEFEGAPTATQQSSDGSVLITYSVRDPDGSSGSGQVTPSFEYSLNNGLDWFNVTTGLSSGATDPKDIDETNYTEYSASWNAKAQIDGTYSTTTLIRVTIDDGELANNTASDETSAFTLDVKDPVLGSPAIVVDARTDPASLDLSGSDDSSLEMQVSLRSDFVGATWVSYASSSTISLVTDPDTVYVRFRDAYKNTSSSASAVTPETPTTVIIRDISNVEADAYQLFISWKAVALPDPGFSEYTVYRSTDGTSYSTISHISDRAINYYLDQSVTADTSYWYKISSEDSDGNFSYYSAVVSESANGQGGTDSTPPTISNVATSQIGTQTVTITWETDELSDSTIGYSDTPADFGTTIGVATLMDNEAGVGVHRVILTGLDPSTTYYFRVRSEDPGGNSATDSDGGDGYTVTTLSGPAISNVSTQEVSNTEASISWLTDVESDSHVFYSVNSDMSDAIEVGLDTPPTMNHLVKLSGLTNGTLYYYYVTSGVAFDNNGGEYYSFVTTSDTVPPVLSNIQADPVIDTRAVVTWLSNERATSQLRYGTSSGNYTVTTSLDESLNLTHLVTLSNLSPKTTYYYTVSSVDASGNSTTSTEKSFSTLEMLSEESDVEQREQDAIDGSKDETNPSITGIEVVNISDSAATVRWTTSEEANSFIQFGLTTVYGTIYGDWTYATSHSLTLQQLNSGSTYHYRVISVDASGNTSITGDKTFTTSGTAPIDRNNPDEIKNILEENLDLLNDLYGNVSIDILELSLEEQYQLIEELSKIIPTPLISGEPRVDVGPTSVTIQWRTDKDSNALVAYASDADFALAQQYTQVVGDAETYSTTHSVTVYNLQPDTTYHYQVRSRTKISQTTQSADFSFTTDPQVFDIQNYAVEKISSEEAVFRWTTTRDADATVRVIPYRNNIKAVDELSSVRDDTQTIIHQVTVDSFESGVTYAIELVSVDADGNTVSKTLDSFVTGDENAPPLISQIQTDSALSPGRDTKVQTIISWLTNEPATSRVYYRQGVASADEAITEATPLDTNYTKRHVVVLTSFEPGSVYQFKVESTDSSGQTSVSEPLTILTPQQEQTVVQVILGSVQDLFGWLNLF, encoded by the coding sequence GTGACCAAAAAAAGGTCGGCGAAAAAAAGCCCCCCAAAAAGAGCTGGTTTCGGAATATTTTCTTTATCAGCCAGCTTACAGAAAAAAACAACGCTTCTTCGCGCGAAACGCAAGAAGCAGCGTCCTTATACCGCGTTTATCCCATTATATTTTGGATGGGTACTTGCCATTTCCTTAAAACGTAATAAAAAGGTAGCGCAAAAGGTAATAAAGCCTTTTAAAAGTTCTCGACGTTACGCAGGAGCAATTATTTCGTCTGTTTTACTCATTAGCGTGACATTTTGGGCTCTCACTATTGGTTCCTCTCGAGCGGCCACTTATTATTGGGTGCAGACAGACTGGAGCGGTGGTCAAACTGCAAATACTGCTCAGCATCCAGGTGATCAGACAGGTTGGAATGAGTACTCAGCAGCTGATGCAAACCTTAACATTGGCACGGAACTAAGCTTAACTACCACGTCGCAGTCTCTCGTGCAAACGAGTGATGCTGATTTTGGTACAGGTACCACGAGTAGCACTCAAGTCACGGGATCGGGAAGTGGGGCCTATGTTGAGTTGGCCCAATCAAGTGGTGGCACTGCCTATTCCGACACCACTGACGCAAAAGGAGTTTTTGTCGACGGTAATTATGCCTATATTGCCGATGGCGTTGATGGTTTGAAAATTTTTGATATTTCGAATCCTTTATCACCTCAGCCCCTTGGTAGTGTCGACACAAACGACGCGCGAGACGTTACCGTTTCAGGCAACTATGCGTATCTTGCTGACTATACCGGTGATGTTCGTGTAGTGGATATTAGCAACAAAAATGCGCCGAGCTTAGTAGGGCAATATACAAGCACGGGAGAGGTGTACAGCGTATACCTTCGTGGATCATATTTGTATGCCGGTTTTGCAGTAGGAGGTTGTTCAGGTTTTTGTCGTGTGATGCGCATTTATGTGTTGTCTTTGGCGGATCCGGTAAACCCAAGTCTCAGTGCGTCAAACGTTTCATATCAAGCAAGACCGTATCGCCTGGTTGCTGATGGTGATTACTTATATGGGGTTGGGTACGATGATTACGGAGAGGCTGCGAGTTTAAACATATACAATATTGGAACCCCGGGTTCTATTAGCGGTGTACGAGGATATTCGTATGATTTTGAAGCCTTTGATGAAGGATATGATGTAGCTATAGTAGGTAGCTACGCATATACCGCAGACTCCTCGGTTGGTGTCACTATTATTGATATTAGTAATCCATCTGTCCCGGTTCGCATAGGGGCTTATAGTACAGGTTTGACTGATGTGCGTTCAGTAGAGGCGGTAGGCACAGACTTGTACATTATTGATGACGCAAGCTTAAAAGTGCTTGATGTGAGCAATCCAACCTCTCCATCAGAAGTGAGCAGCACCGCACTTACCGCGCTCGGAAAACATGTGTTGCAATCAGGCACCACTAGCTATATGGCTGATGGTGCAAGCGGATTAGCCATTAATATTCCTTCAACCTATCTTACACCGGGCACTTTCACCTCAGCGGCACTTAATACAAACGGAAACACTGTTTTTGATACCTTAAGTTGGAATGCTACCGTTCCAGGAAGCACCACTTTAACTGTTCAGGCTCGTACCTCAAATGATTCAGGCATGAGTGGAGCACCTGATTGGTCCGGATGCGGTAATTTAACGAGCGGGAATGATATTAGTTCTGACGCTTGCGTCACGGATGGTGAGCAATACATTCAATATCGAGTGAGTATGTCGACGAGTGATACTAGTGCTTCGCCGCACTTTGAAGACATTAGCATCGGTTATCAACAATACCCATCATCACAAACACTGACCTCATCTGCTTTTGATAGCACCGATGCATTAAATGCGCTGGGGGGTATGCGCTGGACAGAAAATCTACCGAGTGGTACTGAAATCAAATTTCAGATTCGGACCGCTCCAGATAGCTCAGGATCTCCTGGTACTTGGTCAAGCTGGCTTGGTCCTAGCGGCACAGGGGATTATTATACTGATCCAAGTGGCGGAGAGACGGTGAATAGCACTCATACCGATAGTACGAATGATCAGTGGATGCAGTATAAGGTATGGCTAGAGTCTTCAAACGGTTATGCGGCGCCAACACTGTATGATGCAACTATGGTGTATGTGGTAAATGCACCGCCTGAGTTTGAGGGCGCACCAACAGCTACCCAGCAAAGCAGTGATGGTAGCGTGCTTATCACTTACTCAGTTCGTGACCCAGATGGCAGCTCTGGCTCAGGACAGGTGACCCCGAGTTTTGAATATTCGTTAAATAATGGCCTTGATTGGTTTAACGTGACCACAGGGCTATCATCCGGGGCAACCGATCCTAAAGACATCGATGAAACTAATTACACTGAATATAGTGCAAGCTGGAACGCAAAAGCCCAAATCGATGGGACCTATAGCACCACTACCTTAATTAGAGTCACTATTGATGATGGGGAATTAGCAAATAATACAGCCAGCGATGAAACAAGCGCCTTTACTCTTGATGTAAAAGACCCAGTCCTCGGTAGTCCGGCAATTGTGGTGGACGCACGTACTGACCCCGCTTCTCTCGATCTCTCCGGCTCTGATGATAGCAGCCTTGAAATGCAAGTATCTTTGCGGAGTGACTTTGTTGGCGCGACGTGGGTAAGCTATGCCTCTTCCTCAACTATTTCCTTGGTTACTGATCCAGATACAGTCTATGTCCGTTTCCGTGATGCGTACAAAAATACCAGCAGTAGTGCATCAGCGGTAACACCAGAAACACCAACAACAGTGATTATTCGTGATATTAGTAATGTAGAAGCTGATGCCTATCAACTCTTTATTTCTTGGAAGGCAGTAGCACTGCCCGACCCAGGCTTTAGCGAATACACGGTGTATCGTTCAACAGACGGCACGAGCTATAGTACGATTAGCCACATAAGCGATAGAGCAATTAACTATTATCTCGATCAAAGTGTTACAGCAGATACAAGCTATTGGTATAAGATATCAAGCGAAGATAGCGATGGAAATTTTTCTTACTACTCGGCGGTTGTCTCAGAGTCTGCCAACGGACAAGGAGGTACTGATAGTACGCCTCCAACTATTTCAAATGTAGCAACCAGTCAGATAGGTACTCAGACGGTCACTATTACCTGGGAGACAGATGAGCTCTCTGATTCTACTATTGGATATTCAGATACCCCAGCTGATTTTGGTACGACTATCGGTGTTGCAACTCTGATGGATAATGAAGCAGGTGTTGGTGTTCACCGAGTCATACTTACCGGACTCGATCCCTCGACAACGTACTATTTCAGAGTTCGTTCAGAGGATCCGGGTGGGAACTCGGCAACTGACTCTGACGGAGGTGATGGATATACGGTAACAACCTTAAGTGGTCCAGCAATTTCTAATGTAAGTACGCAAGAGGTGAGTAATACTGAAGCGAGTATAAGCTGGTTAACTGATGTAGAGTCTGATTCACACGTCTTCTATTCAGTGAATTCAGATATGAGTGATGCCATTGAGGTTGGTCTGGATACTCCACCAACGATGAATCATTTAGTGAAGTTATCAGGACTGACAAACGGTACCCTGTATTACTACTATGTAACCTCAGGCGTAGCTTTTGATAACAACGGTGGTGAATATTACTCCTTTGTTACGACTAGTGATACAGTGCCACCAGTCTTATCAAATATACAGGCCGATCCGGTCATTGACACTCGAGCAGTAGTTACCTGGCTAAGTAACGAGCGAGCAACATCTCAATTGCGTTATGGGACAAGCTCGGGAAATTATACGGTTACAACGAGCTTAGACGAAAGTCTCAACCTAACCCATTTAGTTACCTTAAGTAATCTCAGCCCTAAGACGACATACTATTACACTGTTTCGTCAGTTGATGCTTCAGGTAATAGCACAACGAGTACAGAAAAATCCTTTAGCACTTTAGAAATGCTGTCTGAGGAATCAGATGTAGAGCAACGTGAACAAGATGCTATTGATGGTAGTAAGGATGAGACAAATCCAAGCATAACCGGCATCGAGGTGGTAAACATTAGCGATAGCGCTGCCACTGTGCGTTGGACTACAAGTGAGGAAGCGAATAGCTTTATTCAATTTGGCCTTACCACAGTTTACGGAACTATTTATGGTGACTGGACTTATGCCACCAGTCATAGCCTTACTCTGCAACAATTAAACAGTGGGTCTACTTATCATTATCGAGTTATTTCCGTTGATGCAAGCGGCAACACGTCGATTACCGGCGATAAAACATTCACTACGTCTGGCACTGCACCAATCGATAGAAACAATCCTGATGAGATTAAGAATATCCTTGAAGAAAATCTTGATCTACTGAATGATCTCTATGGCAATGTTAGCATTGATATTTTAGAGCTAAGTTTAGAAGAGCAGTATCAACTCATCGAGGAGTTATCAAAAATAATTCCTACTCCGCTTATTAGTGGAGAGCCTCGCGTGGATGTTGGTCCAACTTCAGTCACTATCCAATGGAGAACTGATAAAGACTCTAATGCCCTGGTAGCTTACGCTTCAGATGCTGACTTTGCTCTGGCACAACAGTATACTCAGGTGGTGGGTGATGCGGAAACCTATAGCACGACCCATTCAGTTACGGTTTACAACTTACAGCCTGATACAACCTATCATTACCAAGTGCGTAGTCGAACAAAGATTAGCCAGACAACGCAAAGTGCAGACTTTAGTTTCACTACTGATCCGCAGGTTTTTGATATTCAAAATTATGCCGTCGAAAAAATATCAAGCGAGGAAGCGGTATTCCGCTGGACCACCACTCGTGATGCAGATGCCACTGTACGGGTGATACCTTATCGCAATAACATCAAAGCGGTCGATGAGTTAAGCAGTGTTCGAGATGATACGCAAACCATTATTCATCAGGTGACTGTAGATAGTTTTGAGTCTGGAGTGACTTACGCAATTGAGTTGGTAAGTGTTGATGCAGATGGCAATACGGTTTCCAAGACGCTTGACTCCTTTGTGACCGGCGATGAGAATGCGCCTCCGCTTATCTCGCAGATTCAAACTGACTCAGCCCTTTCCCCGGGCCGTGATACTAAAGTCCAAACCATCATCAGCTGGCTAACAAATGAGCCAGCCACTAGTCGAGTGTACTATCGACAGGGTGTTGCCAGTGCTGATGAAGCAATTACCGAAGCCACGCCACTTGATACAAACTATACGAAACGGCACGTTGTCGTTTTGACAAGTTTTGAGCCAGGTTCGGTGTATCAGTTCAAGGTGGAGAGCACGGATTCCAGTGGACAGACCTCGGTGTCTGAGCCTCTGACTATTCTTACTCCACAGCAAGAACAAACAGTTGTGCAGGTAATCCTAGGATCAGTGCAAGACCTCTTTGGTTGGTTAAATCTTTTCTAA
- a CDS encoding ABC transporter permease, translating into MRIPDLLSLSTRMFTTRPMRTFLTILGVGIGIGAVLFLVSLGYGLQRVILSQITTADALLSLDVAPGDSGLVVLDDASLKNLEDLPEVTETARLKSFSGQIHFQGLSSDSLLQAVDPNFFRLHGLQVDQGEIFSSEASQAIVLSSAAAKLFNKSADEMLHQEVTMTVYVAQLDEQGFETVDVREVEQSFTVQGIIEDETSSFAYVPLQELGIDDIESYDLVKVKVAEQDALATVRDQIIARGYLVSSLSDIISQANQIFNVLQIILGLFGLIALVVSAIGMFNTMTIALLERINEIGIMRSVGVTRADIRKMFLIESMLMGFLGGLGGVLLGFLAGQITNVGLNFLAMRLGGRSLDLFYEPLWFVVVIIVFSTFIGFLTGIFPSRRAANMDPLEALRYK; encoded by the coding sequence ATGCGTATTCCGGATCTCCTTTCACTTTCGACGCGTATGTTTACTACCCGTCCAATGCGGACCTTTTTAACGATCTTAGGCGTGGGTATCGGTATTGGCGCAGTGCTCTTCCTCGTATCGCTAGGCTATGGTTTACAAAGAGTTATTTTAAGCCAAATTACCACCGCCGATGCATTGTTAAGCTTAGATGTTGCCCCTGGAGATTCCGGCTTGGTTGTGTTGGATGACGCATCCTTAAAGAATCTAGAGGATTTACCAGAGGTAACAGAAACTGCGCGTTTGAAGAGCTTTTCCGGCCAGATCCACTTCCAGGGCTTGAGCAGTGACTCCCTTTTACAAGCAGTAGACCCAAATTTTTTCAGACTACATGGCTTGCAAGTCGATCAAGGTGAAATATTTAGCAGTGAGGCAAGTCAGGCAATTGTGTTATCAAGTGCTGCCGCTAAGCTCTTTAATAAGAGTGCTGACGAGATGTTGCATCAAGAAGTGACTATGACCGTATATGTGGCACAGCTTGATGAGCAGGGTTTTGAAACCGTTGATGTGCGTGAGGTGGAGCAGAGCTTCACAGTTCAGGGAATTATTGAAGATGAAACATCAAGTTTTGCCTATGTGCCGCTTCAAGAGTTGGGCATTGATGACATTGAGTCCTATGACCTAGTAAAGGTGAAAGTAGCTGAGCAGGATGCGCTGGCGACTGTTCGTGATCAAATTATTGCTCGTGGATACCTTGTTTCCTCATTATCCGACATCATCTCCCAGGCAAATCAGATATTTAACGTGCTACAAATCATCCTCGGTCTCTTTGGATTAATTGCCTTAGTTGTTTCAGCAATTGGTATGTTTAATACCATGACAATTGCCTTACTCGAACGTATTAATGAAATAGGTATTATGCGCTCGGTTGGTGTTACGCGAGCGGATATTCGTAAGATGTTTTTAATCGAGTCAATGTTGATGGGCTTTCTCGGTGGTCTGGGTGGCGTATTATTAGGATTTTTGGCTGGTCAAATTACTAATGTTGGATTAAATTTCCTGGCGATGCGCTTAGGTGGACGCTCTTTAGATTTATTTTATGAACCACTGTGGTTTGTTGTGGTTATTATTGTTTTTTCCACCTTCATCGGTTTCTTAACTGGTATTTTTCCTTCACGTCGCGCTGCAAATATGGATCCATTGGAAGCGCTGCGATATAAGTAA
- a CDS encoding ABC transporter ATP-binding protein, giving the protein MGKQVLQPIIEVKDLNVTYFMGRKNEVKALQRINLEIYPGEFIIFFGPSGCGKSTLLYSIAGLETHTHGNISVDKKDIAHLTMREIAEYRQHKIGMIFQAFYLIPTLSVRKNVLLPQMAIHTAVAERTKLANELLKHFGVITQAEKLPTELSGGQQQRVAICRALVNNPDIVLADEPVGNLDSKSANDVMDLIHELNEKRNKTIILVTHNPAHLHLAHRVFYMKDGQIIQTKVNRAIHPGVKEVKEVPPVVPHNLELLLRSYTTLEPQHIEHLLLPYKSREIVTEVLTGLTLPQLSKLEEQVQHMLMSGLREDQRLEQLLDLNIEDGGFGLDHRTAEKMTEKIAQLVEEIKLLQQREGEAQATSEEERVHTIRHYLLDVFAIHMRSADELRRFNTVLQNRLQGVIDQKEAFRQFDLPWDEGGLGYNRQTARKLARRLELIMLGKYQVE; this is encoded by the coding sequence GTGGGCAAGCAAGTACTACAGCCAATTATTGAAGTAAAAGACCTTAACGTGACCTATTTTATGGGTCGCAAGAATGAAGTGAAAGCACTTCAGCGTATTAACCTGGAAATTTATCCAGGTGAATTTATTATTTTCTTTGGCCCTTCGGGTTGTGGAAAGTCTACCTTACTCTATTCAATTGCTGGCCTAGAAACCCATACGCATGGAAATATTTCAGTAGATAAAAAAGACATTGCTCATCTGACCATGCGAGAGATTGCTGAGTATCGCCAGCATAAGATTGGCATGATTTTTCAAGCCTTCTATTTGATACCAACCTTATCAGTTCGCAAAAATGTACTTTTGCCGCAAATGGCAATTCATACTGCGGTGGCCGAGCGAACTAAGCTTGCTAACGAGCTTCTCAAGCACTTTGGCGTGATTACCCAGGCTGAAAAATTGCCAACAGAGCTTTCTGGTGGTCAGCAGCAACGAGTGGCTATTTGTCGCGCTCTAGTAAATAATCCCGACATTGTGCTTGCGGATGAGCCGGTTGGAAACCTTGATTCAAAGTCAGCCAATGATGTGATGGATTTGATTCATGAGCTAAATGAGAAAAGAAATAAGACGATTATTCTCGTCACGCATAATCCGGCCCATTTGCATTTAGCCCATCGGGTTTTTTATATGAAGGATGGGCAGATCATTCAGACGAAAGTGAACCGAGCTATTCATCCCGGCGTGAAAGAGGTAAAAGAGGTGCCGCCCGTTGTGCCGCATAATCTCGAATTACTCCTGCGATCATATACCACCTTAGAGCCTCAGCATATTGAACATTTGCTTCTGCCCTATAAGTCGCGTGAGATTGTTACCGAGGTGCTGACAGGATTAACACTTCCTCAATTGTCAAAGCTAGAGGAGCAAGTGCAGCACATGTTGATGAGCGGGCTGCGTGAGGATCAGCGTTTAGAACAGTTACTTGACCTCAATATTGAGGACGGCGGCTTTGGCTTGGATCATCGCACCGCAGAAAAGATGACTGAAAAGATCGCCCAGCTTGTCGAGGAAATTAAACTACTTCAGCAAAGAGAGGGCGAAGCGCAAGCTACAAGCGAAGAAGAACGAGTGCACACAATTCGACATTATCTCCTCGATGTGTTTGCTATTCATATGAGGAGCGCGGATGAACTGCGTCGTTTCAATACAGTACTTCAAAATCGTTTACAGGGTGTTATTGATCAAAAAGAAGCTTTTCGTCAATTTGATTTACCGTGGGATGAGGGCGGCTTAGGATATAACAGACAAACAGCTCGTAAATTAGCTCGCCGTCTAGAACTAATTATGTTAGGTAAGTATCAGGTCGAGTAA